The Pigmentiphaga aceris DNA segment ACGCCGGGATCATCCCGCCCGAAAAGATCGCCAAGCTGTTCGAACCCTTCCAGTCTGGCGCACCGCGCCCTGCCAACAGCCCGGGTCTGGGCCTGGGTCTGTACATTGCCAATGAACTGGTGCGGGTGCACGGCGGCTCGCTGAGCGTCTGCTCTGGCGTGGCGCGCGGGACGGTGTTCGAGATGATGTTGCCGCGCAAGGACGACGTCGAACGCAGCCCGGTTGATCTGGCCCCGGCAGCACAAAGCCCGGCGCTCAGGTAGGCGTCTGGTCGGCAGAACCTGCCTGCTGACGCCTTGCTCGTTGACGCCTTGCCCGTTGACGCCTTACTCGCTGACCTCTGCAAACTGCAGCAGCTTCATCGGCGGATAAAGCTTCAGCGCACGCGCCGCCTTCATGTTGATCAGCACCGAATGGCGCGTCAGCGTCGGTGACACCAGATTGCCCGGCGTCTTATCGTGGAAAAGGATCTGCGCGGCCTGGTAGCCGGCAATCTGACCGACCCCGGGCAAGGGGCTGATCAAGCCGATCAGGATATCGCCCGCCCGATACGACGGTTCCTGCGCGGTGAACATCGGGATGCCGAACGCCACCGCCCCTTCGCTGATCGGATCGATATAGCGCAAGGTGAAGGTCGAGCCCACGTAGTAGATGAAGTCGGGCTTGGCATCGGCCAGGCGCTGCAATGCCGGCGCGATGATGGCAGGCGCATTCGTGCCGCTTGCCAGCGCGTCGGGCAATTTTTCCTCGATCACCTTGAACCCGCGCTTCTGCATGGCCAGACGCGCCTCGGCGGCTTGCGACACGGCGGCAGGCTCATCGGTGTTGTAGATCATGCCGATGGTCTTGATGTCGCGGTAGGCGCTCAGCACGTTCAACTGCGCATCCAGCGGCACGGCCGTGTTCGCACCCGCCACGTTCGGACGGCCCGACACCTCGGTATCGCGCGAAATCTTCGACGCCACCGGATTACCCACGTACATGTACACCACCGGAATGTCGGTCAGGTGGCGGGCGGGATCAACGGCGTCGATCGGCCCGATGGCTGCCAGCGTAATGCCGGTGCCCCAGGTCGCCACCAGATCGGGGCGCGTCTTGCGCGCCTCGGCCACGAACTCGGCGACCTTGCGCACATCGCCATTGGCGTCGCGCACGATGAACTGCGCCGGCCCCTGACTTTCCACATAACGCTGGAAACCCAGACACACCTCTTCACAGCCGCGATTGGTGATGATCATCACCCGTTTGGTGGCCTGTGCCCACGCACTTGTCGACAGCAGGCACAGCGCCAATACCCACGCGCATCGTTTGATCATTCAAGCAGTCTCCCTGCGTGTGCTGAGCATCTGGGCCAGCGCACACACCAGCAGTATCCATCCAATGGTGGCAGCGGTGCCGCCATATCCCCACAAACCGATCAGCAAGGCCGCCAGCAGCGGGGCCAGCATCGCGCCCACGCGTTCGACCATGCGATACACACCGATCGCCACTGCGGGTGCCACACCAGCCAGGTCGTGCTCGCCCAGCCGCAGTACCAGCGCGCCTTGCGCTGCAAAGCCTGCGGCCCAGGCCACGCCGATCAAGGCCACACAGGCCACGATTGTCACCGGCGAGGTGGCCATGCCGCCAATCAGCCCGGCCACGCCGAACAAGGTCAGCGCAACCGTCACCAGCAACGCATGTTTGTTGTGTTTGTCTGCCCAGCGCGCCGACGGCACGTTAAGGGCGATCACCAACAGGAAGTAGGCCATCATCGCCACCCCGACGAACGAGGCGCGTTCACCCATCGCGGTGAGTGCAAGCGGCGTCCAGTAGAACAGCAAGCCCTGCTGCACGATCTGCATGGGCAGTGCCACCAGCAACAGCAGGCGCAGGAAACGCGGCTGGCGCAACAGCAGGCCCAAGGCCGCCATCAGCGGTGCCTTGGCGGCTTGCACCAGCGGAGCAATGTGCGGCAGACGGGTCAGCGCCACCGCCGACAGGCCGCAGAAACCCAGCCCGGCGACAAATACCCACGGGATGCCTGCGCGGTCTGCCAGCAAGGAACCCAGGCCCGCACCGCAGATGCCGGCGGCCACATACGCGGCCAGGTAAAGCGCCATGCCGCGCGCACGGCCGCCACCACTGCGGCCGATGTAGTCGAAGGCGGCAATGCTGATGAAACCGAAACTCGCACCTGCCAGCAGACGGGCCACGCAAAGACTCAGCAAGGAGTCCGACATCAGCGCCAGAATCTGCCCCATCGAGGCGGGGATCAAACCCAGCCAGAACAGGCGTCGCGGGCCGTGACGCGAGGCATAACGACCCGCCAGCGGCGACACCAACGCCACTGCCAGCAGGAACAGCGAGATCGGCAAGGTAGCGCGCACCGCATCGGGCAGCGCCGCAAACGGGGCGAACATCGACGCCAGCCAGGTGCCGTCCCAGGCGCGAGGCAAGGGACGTGATGCCAGTTGCGCCGCCCACACCGGCAGGAACGCACGCGGCAGTTCTGAGGCCAGGAAGAACAGGAACAAGGGCAGGCGCAGACGTACGCCGCGCTCGGCATCGGCGTTGCCGCCTGTGGGGTTCAAGCCATGCAGCACTTCCAGGCTGATCAACATGCCGATGATCAGCAAGGTGGCGAATTCCAGTGCCACCTGACGGGTTCGTTCCACCAGTGCACGCGGGTCGATGCCGACGTTCAGCGTGGCCACGGTTTCACCCTGCACGCGCAGCGGGAAGGCCTGCGACAGATCGGCCACTCGGCCGGCAGCTTCGACCTGATACAGCGTGCGACCGTCGGGCGTGTCAATGGACAACTGGGCGAATTCCGGGCCGTTGTCCAGCGCCGGCCGCAACCAGTCTTCCGCGCCGCGCAGTTCCGCGAGCGGAATGCCCAGGGTCAATGCACGTTCGAGTTCCGGCTTGATGGTGTTGGCCAGCGCGGTCGCCAAGCGGGGCGCATCGAAGGCGCTTACACGGGCAAACGCGTGATAGGCGCTCCACGCAATCGCGCATTGCAGGCCCAGCAGCAGCAAGGCCACCAGAATGCCCACACGGCGGCCGGCACGGCCCGGATCATCGGCATGCTGGCGCACGATGCGCGGATACAGCACCAGCAGCAGCAACACCGCCAGCGCCGCAGACACCAGACCAACCGGCCACAGTTCGGAAAATGTCGTACTGGTCTGCTGGGCGGCGTCGCTCAGACTGTAGTCGAGCGCCAGCCATCCGGCATCGCCCCCGAAGGCATTGTGCAGACGCCATACCGTGGTCGCACGATCGTCGACCGTGATGGTGCCCAGCCGGCCTTGCACCGCCGCACGCGCAAGCGCCCAGCGCTCGAACGCCGCCGGGCCTACCCGCACGACTACTTGTCCATCGTTGCGCAACACACTGACCGACAACAGGCCGGGCGACTGCGACAGCCCGGTTGCAAGCAGGCTGCGCAGGCTGGGCGTGTCTTCCAGTTCCAGGCCCAGCGCCAATTGGGCTTCAAGCGTCTGGCCCAGATCGGACACCAGCAGGCCATGACGCGCGCGCTCGCGCGCTTCAAACGTAGATGCGAATTTGCCGTGGTTCAGGAACAGCAGCAAGACCGCGCCAAACACCAGCAGCAGCGCACTTGCCACATATAAACGTCGAACCGGTTTCACTCATCCACTCCGTAGCGCACCATCAGGCAGGTAATGTCATCGGCCTGTGCGCTACCCGCCTCAAAACGTTTGATCATTGCGACCACCTCGGCAGGAATGGCGCGGACCGGCATGGCTTGCATCTTCGTCAGACCATCTACCAGGCGATCCTCGCCAAATAGCTGCAGGGCCGGATCGCAGGCTTCGGTCACGCCATCGGTGAACATGAACAAGCCATCGCCCCGCGCCAGGGTAAGGCGGTTCTCGGCGTACTCGATACCGTCCATCACCGCCAAGGCCATGCCATTGGTACGCGGCACCGTCTCGACCTGTCCGTTCGCACGCAGCACGTAAGGCGGGTTGTGGCCGGCGTTGGCGTAGACCAGCGACCCATCACGCGTATCGAGAATCGCATAGAACAAGGTGACGAACATCATCTCCTCGTTATCAGCCGCCAGAAGGTCGTTCAGCCGCACCATGCATGGGCCGGGGCTGTCACTGAACTGCGCGATCGCGCGCAGCAGCGTGCGCGATACCGCCATGAAGAATGCGGCCGGCACGCCCTTGCCCGAGACATCGGCCATGACCAGCGCGACACGGTGCGCGTCCAGCGCGAAGAAGTCGTAGAAGTCGCCGCCCACTTCCTTGGCCGGGATCATGGTGGCATGAATGGCCAAGCCCGGATGCGCATCGAACTTGCGCGGCAAAATCGACAACTGCATGTTGCGGGCGATTTCCAGTTCCTGCTGCAAGGCAATGAACTGTGTCTTGGCACGCAGCGCTTCGCGCAGTTCTGCCACCAGTCGGTCAAGCTCCTGGTACTGCTCGCCCACACGGCCCACCAGGTTCTGGAAGCCCAGCGCCAGCACCCCGAACTCATCGACCAGACGTTCCAGCAGCGGATCGTCGGATTCTGTGTTCTCAGGCGCAGGCTGGCCAGCGTGCTCGATGCGTTCCAGGTCATCCAGAATCGCTTTGC contains these protein-coding regions:
- a CDS encoding ABC transporter substrate binding protein — its product is MIKRCAWVLALCLLSTSAWAQATKRVMIITNRGCEEVCLGFQRYVESQGPAQFIVRDANGDVRKVAEFVAEARKTRPDLVATWGTGITLAAIGPIDAVDPARHLTDIPVVYMYVGNPVASKISRDTEVSGRPNVAGANTAVPLDAQLNVLSAYRDIKTIGMIYNTDEPAAVSQAAEARLAMQKRGFKVIEEKLPDALASGTNAPAIIAPALQRLADAKPDFIYYVGSTFTLRYIDPISEGAVAFGIPMFTAQEPSYRAGDILIGLISPLPGVGQIAGYQAAQILFHDKTPGNLVSPTLTRHSVLINMKAARALKLYPPMKLLQFAEVSE
- a CDS encoding MFS transporter, whose amino-acid sequence is MKPVRRLYVASALLLVFGAVLLLFLNHGKFASTFEARERARHGLLVSDLGQTLEAQLALGLELEDTPSLRSLLATGLSQSPGLLSVSVLRNDGQVVVRVGPAAFERWALARAAVQGRLGTITVDDRATTVWRLHNAFGGDAGWLALDYSLSDAAQQTSTTFSELWPVGLVSAALAVLLLLVLYPRIVRQHADDPGRAGRRVGILVALLLLGLQCAIAWSAYHAFARVSAFDAPRLATALANTIKPELERALTLGIPLAELRGAEDWLRPALDNGPEFAQLSIDTPDGRTLYQVEAAGRVADLSQAFPLRVQGETVATLNVGIDPRALVERTRQVALEFATLLIIGMLISLEVLHGLNPTGGNADAERGVRLRLPLFLFFLASELPRAFLPVWAAQLASRPLPRAWDGTWLASMFAPFAALPDAVRATLPISLFLLAVALVSPLAGRYASRHGPRRLFWLGLIPASMGQILALMSDSLLSLCVARLLAGASFGFISIAAFDYIGRSGGGRARGMALYLAAYVAAGICGAGLGSLLADRAGIPWVFVAGLGFCGLSAVALTRLPHIAPLVQAAKAPLMAALGLLLRQPRFLRLLLLVALPMQIVQQGLLFYWTPLALTAMGERASFVGVAMMAYFLLVIALNVPSARWADKHNKHALLVTVALTLFGVAGLIGGMATSPVTIVACVALIGVAWAAGFAAQGALVLRLGEHDLAGVAPAVAIGVYRMVERVGAMLAPLLAALLIGLWGYGGTAATIGWILLVCALAQMLSTRRETA